The Thalassotalea nanhaiensis genome has a window encoding:
- a CDS encoding tetratricopeptide repeat protein — MTLIKELKRRNVFKVAVAYVIVAWLIVQVVNTIVPIILAPDWIAKFVFILLLAGFPIACLFAWAFELTPEGIKRSKEVDPDESICHQTSRYIDYVIIAALLLIIGGLLYNQYFSSSSQKSPPSIAVLPFVNMSSDVEQEYFSDGISEEILNRLTRINELIVSSRTSSFVFKDNDRSIQQIAAALNVNHVLEGSVRKSGSKVRITAQLISVEDDKSVWSNTYERELTDIFAIQDEIAHAIVSSLKITLHPEQLQYSQTNSIEAYSSYLQGKFEFAKRDTNPQALFKAINLFKQAIALDDKYANAYASLGRTYALMMNYGLMVDLNKQKELARAATSKALRLDSSNIGALLSSATIKFQFEGDFIGAKQDFETIIGISAKDAEVYNFYGDYLNTVMDYEKAIEMEAMALKLDPNSYINQSEYGQVLISAGYELQGFKILTALASDNRFTVNKSNINNLPNYFAIRLISANKDHIEQLPNWGLQSQFTDLAVAAKTGDQLALNQLVNTRIYDYSYADIYPLFIANIHFENNNFDLAEIWLKKSLLKGLNYFTFIDLKIVDPRTNIEHPGLKHILSTPPFAKLRNLRRKNLGLSTPE, encoded by the coding sequence ATGACCCTAATTAAAGAGTTAAAACGCCGTAACGTTTTTAAAGTAGCCGTTGCTTATGTCATTGTTGCTTGGCTCATCGTGCAAGTGGTTAATACAATTGTACCTATTATTTTAGCGCCAGATTGGATCGCTAAATTTGTGTTTATTTTGTTATTAGCCGGTTTCCCTATCGCCTGCCTATTTGCTTGGGCATTTGAATTAACTCCAGAAGGAATAAAGCGCAGTAAAGAAGTTGATCCAGATGAGTCTATTTGTCATCAAACCAGCCGGTATATTGACTATGTGATAATCGCGGCATTGTTATTAATTATTGGAGGCTTGCTATATAACCAATACTTTTCTTCTTCATCACAAAAGTCACCTCCATCTATTGCAGTACTGCCGTTTGTAAATATGTCTTCCGATGTTGAACAAGAGTATTTTTCAGATGGTATTTCTGAAGAAATTTTAAACCGCTTAACACGTATAAACGAGTTAATCGTCAGCTCACGTACTTCCTCATTCGTGTTTAAAGATAATGACCGCAGTATTCAACAAATTGCTGCGGCTTTAAATGTAAACCACGTACTTGAAGGCAGTGTACGTAAATCAGGAAGTAAAGTTCGCATCACCGCACAACTTATTAGTGTTGAAGACGATAAGTCTGTGTGGAGTAACACTTATGAACGCGAGTTAACTGATATTTTTGCTATTCAGGATGAAATTGCACATGCAATTGTGAGTTCATTAAAAATAACCCTACATCCTGAGCAACTTCAATATAGCCAAACGAACAGCATTGAAGCATATTCATCTTACCTACAAGGAAAATTTGAATTTGCTAAGCGAGACACTAACCCGCAAGCGCTGTTTAAAGCGATTAATTTATTTAAACAAGCTATAGCCCTAGACGATAAGTATGCTAATGCTTATGCAAGTTTAGGTAGAACTTATGCCTTAATGATGAATTACGGCTTAATGGTAGATCTTAACAAACAAAAGGAATTAGCTCGTGCTGCAACAAGTAAAGCATTACGATTAGATAGTAGTAATATTGGTGCATTACTGTCATCAGCCACCATTAAGTTTCAATTTGAAGGCGATTTTATCGGTGCTAAACAAGATTTTGAAACTATTATTGGTATTTCGGCCAAAGATGCCGAAGTTTATAATTTTTACGGCGACTATTTAAATACCGTGATGGATTACGAAAAAGCCATTGAAATGGAAGCCATGGCTCTTAAACTTGACCCTAACTCTTACATAAATCAAAGCGAATACGGACAAGTTTTAATCTCTGCGGGGTATGAATTACAAGGCTTCAAAATATTAACCGCACTAGCAAGTGATAATAGATTTACGGTTAATAAAAGTAACATTAATAATTTGCCAAATTATTTTGCTATTAGGCTTATTTCTGCAAATAAAGATCATATTGAACAGTTACCTAACTGGGGCTTACAAAGCCAATTTACCGATCTGGCAGTTGCTGCAAAAACAGGAGACCAATTAGCTTTAAATCAATTAGTTAACACTAGAATATATGATTACAGTTATGCCGATATTTACCCATTATTTATTGCCAATATACATTTTGAAAATAACAATTTTGATTTGGCTGAAATTTGGCTAAAAAAATCGTTATTAAAAGGCTTAAATTACTTTACGTTTATTGATTTAAAAATTGTCGATCCTAGAACAAACATTGAACACCCTGGGCTTAAGCACATATTAAGCACTCCACCATTTGCTAAATTGAGAAATTTACGTCGAAAAAACCTTGGTTTATCTACACCAGAATAG
- a CDS encoding DUF3293 domain-containing protein, whose protein sequence is MDHNLRQAYINTDYIIDDELGFWQINIGDTDRPLSRYLNTFENPTAAFITAYNPKSKRLKEGQNQQRQQQLHQAVSKLGLASCKGYGLSQQNDWPKEHSLLITNITKQQASQLAKDFQQAAFVWIDDKGLVSLVTQQDY, encoded by the coding sequence ATGGACCATAATTTGCGACAAGCCTATATAAACACAGATTACATCATTGATGATGAGTTAGGTTTTTGGCAAATTAATATCGGTGATACCGACCGCCCATTGAGCCGCTATTTAAATACCTTTGAAAATCCAACCGCAGCGTTTATTACCGCCTACAACCCAAAGAGTAAACGCCTTAAAGAAGGGCAAAACCAACAACGCCAACAACAATTGCATCAAGCTGTAAGTAAGCTTGGATTAGCGAGTTGTAAAGGCTACGGTCTTAGCCAACAGAACGACTGGCCCAAAGAGCACAGTTTGTTAATTACCAACATAACTAAACAACAAGCTAGCCAATTAGCCAAAGACTTTCAACAAGCTGCTTTCGTGTGGATTGATGATAAAGGTTTAGTGTCGTTAGTTACCCAGCAAGACTATTAA
- a CDS encoding RHS repeat domain-containing protein, which yields MLKSQHVKSIKCLTSSIIIALLTACGGSDSSDPEILTVNDSISDVSGRDGVNSVSIINNDTLDSEQLDLSQVNISVVMADAPLTLNGDGTVNVAPMTAAGTYQLQYKVCLVDDSSICETATVSVEVLAAELALADDFIDNINGGFGNSNIIDVLANDTMNSNVINIDDITLSVLSNDPSLQLDSNYVSVASNTMAGEHQLTYQVCENLNPENCTSSTAIVNVDKGQFMGGIAGIRYESDSANGVTDANGGYIYNAGDNIKFYIGATMLGEQAAAKAKLSPLDLIKDSKVPVSSTEVNSFLDNKYDFDINPKINELVNALTLIYSVDKDKDISNGIVIDEKLHTLWADKQFNLKQSISRFERDTVINIAMYKAFDQELLANTSLTPYFSSLDTFAAQQGLTPHVYGTNQETYYSDPGVADEVYKISVSSDKGTVTWDYFETDDEGNLLPEISYQDKYFYDGNANYTGMEYYEEGVLNSSETYTLNIHGNMMRSDYTSIYGDNSSRWKEYNNIGLETAYYKDNDGDEVSDESEFSQYDENGNEISYLRDNDGDGKNDYKRLTEYANNLKVKQSNYNDISAYAGAENDVDNMTFYYYNEAGLLIRQETDNDADGEIDYLTEWDYNEAGQTIEYRSDNNLADEAFNHRTVTTYENGLRVSNLTDSNGDGVDDRGQFYTYDEHGNRIQYTYYNNGFDKPLYSYFYKYDDANNMIEQKTDNNGDGVADYANIYSFDEHGNMVSYVNYRGEDQDGVYRYGYHYEYLLTDFTTAYLLEN from the coding sequence ATGCTTAAAAGTCAGCATGTTAAGTCGATCAAGTGTTTAACTTCTTCAATAATCATAGCTCTATTAACCGCTTGTGGTGGATCAGATTCGAGCGATCCAGAAATTTTAACCGTTAATGATTCCATCTCTGACGTTTCTGGTCGTGACGGTGTAAACAGTGTTTCAATCATCAATAATGACACGCTGGACAGTGAGCAGCTTGATCTTTCACAGGTAAACATTTCTGTAGTTATGGCTGATGCACCATTAACATTGAATGGAGATGGTACTGTTAATGTTGCGCCAATGACGGCAGCCGGAACTTATCAACTTCAATATAAGGTTTGTTTGGTTGACGATAGTTCAATTTGTGAAACCGCGACTGTAAGTGTTGAAGTGCTTGCTGCTGAATTGGCATTAGCTGATGATTTTATTGACAATATTAATGGCGGTTTTGGCAATTCAAATATAATTGATGTACTCGCAAATGACACCATGAATAGTAATGTCATCAATATTGATGACATTACTTTGAGTGTTTTATCAAATGATCCCTCATTGCAGCTTGATAGCAATTACGTAAGTGTTGCCAGTAATACTATGGCAGGGGAGCATCAATTAACTTATCAAGTATGTGAAAACTTGAACCCAGAAAATTGTACTTCATCGACAGCAATTGTGAACGTTGATAAAGGCCAATTTATGGGAGGGATCGCCGGGATCCGTTATGAGTCAGATTCAGCTAATGGCGTTACCGACGCCAATGGCGGATATATCTATAATGCCGGTGATAACATCAAGTTTTATATCGGTGCCACAATGCTTGGTGAACAAGCAGCAGCTAAAGCTAAACTGTCACCATTAGATTTGATAAAAGATTCAAAAGTGCCTGTTAGTAGTACAGAAGTAAATTCATTTTTAGATAACAAGTATGACTTTGATATAAACCCAAAAATAAATGAGTTGGTTAATGCATTAACGTTAATTTATAGCGTAGACAAAGACAAAGACATCAGCAATGGTATTGTCATTGATGAGAAATTGCATACTCTCTGGGCTGACAAACAATTTAACTTGAAACAAAGTATTAGCCGTTTCGAGCGAGATACCGTTATCAACATTGCTATGTATAAAGCATTTGATCAAGAATTGTTAGCCAATACAAGTTTAACGCCTTATTTTAGCTCTTTAGACACGTTTGCTGCACAACAGGGCTTAACTCCGCATGTGTATGGTACTAATCAAGAAACGTATTACTCTGACCCTGGTGTCGCTGATGAAGTTTATAAAATTTCAGTAAGTTCGGATAAAGGCACTGTCACTTGGGATTACTTTGAAACAGACGATGAAGGCAATTTGCTTCCTGAAATTTCTTACCAAGATAAATACTTTTACGATGGTAATGCTAACTATACTGGCATGGAATATTATGAAGAAGGTGTACTAAACAGCAGTGAAACCTACACACTCAATATCCATGGGAATATGATGCGCTCTGACTATACAAGTATATACGGTGATAACAGTAGCCGTTGGAAAGAGTACAACAACATTGGCCTTGAAACTGCCTATTATAAAGACAATGATGGAGATGAGGTAAGCGATGAAAGTGAGTTTAGCCAATATGATGAAAATGGTAATGAAATTTCCTATCTGCGTGATAACGACGGCGACGGCAAAAATGATTATAAAAGGCTAACGGAATATGCCAATAATCTAAAAGTGAAACAGTCTAATTACAATGACATTTCAGCTTATGCAGGTGCTGAAAATGATGTCGACAATATGACCTTTTATTACTATAACGAAGCTGGGCTGCTAATTAGACAAGAAACTGATAATGATGCTGATGGGGAAATAGATTATCTTACTGAGTGGGATTATAACGAAGCAGGTCAAACAATCGAGTATCGCTCTGATAATAATTTAGCGGATGAAGCCTTCAATCATCGAACCGTCACTACCTATGAAAATGGTTTAAGAGTTTCAAATTTAACTGATAGCAATGGTGATGGAGTTGACGACCGAGGCCAGTTTTATACATACGACGAGCACGGAAATAGAATTCAATATACATATTATAATAATGGTTTTGACAAGCCTCTTTATTCATACTTTTACAAATATGATGATGCTAACAATATGATTGAACAAAAAACTGATAATAACGGTGATGGTGTTGCCGATTATGCCAATATTTATAGCTTTGACGAGCATGGAAATATGGTGTCATATGTTAATTATAGAGGCGAAGATCAAGACGGTGTTTATAGATATGGCTACCACTATGAATATTTACTTACCGATTTTACCACAGCATATCTACTGGAAAATTAA
- a CDS encoding sulfite exporter TauE/SafE family protein — translation MLTTIIFIMNSMLEHLLLFVISLLANTLSSLAGGGAGLLQLPVLIFLGLPFGVALVTHKIASVALGVGASLKHLKYGGFQWQLVTIMIVGALPGVVIGANVILNIPESIAMFSLGCLTIALGIYSFFKPNLGMHDSLKNLTIKGYLIGALGLFLLGILNGSLTSGTGLFVTMWLIHWFGMNYARAVSYTLVMVGILWNGAGAVTLALLETVQWSWLPALILGSLIGGYFGAHLAIEKGNTLVKRTFELMTVITGLALLIKAVNV, via the coding sequence GTGCTAACAACCATCATCTTTATCATGAATTCAATGCTTGAGCATTTATTACTTTTCGTTATCAGTTTACTTGCCAATACTCTTTCTTCTCTTGCTGGCGGTGGAGCAGGGCTTTTACAACTACCTGTTTTAATTTTTCTTGGTTTACCCTTTGGCGTTGCACTAGTAACACATAAAATTGCATCGGTTGCGTTGGGTGTTGGCGCTTCTTTAAAGCACCTTAAATATGGTGGTTTTCAATGGCAGCTTGTAACCATTATGATTGTAGGTGCGCTGCCCGGCGTAGTTATTGGTGCCAACGTTATATTAAATATACCCGAGAGTATCGCGATGTTCTCGCTTGGCTGTTTAACCATAGCATTAGGTATTTATTCATTCTTTAAACCTAACTTGGGCATGCATGACAGCTTAAAAAACTTAACCATTAAAGGTTATTTAATTGGCGCACTCGGTTTATTTTTATTAGGTATTCTTAACGGCTCTTTAACTTCAGGAACTGGCTTATTTGTTACAATGTGGCTCATCCATTGGTTTGGTATGAACTACGCCCGAGCAGTATCTTACACCTTGGTTATGGTGGGAATTTTATGGAATGGTGCCGGTGCAGTAACGCTGGCGTTATTAGAAACTGTACAATGGTCTTGGCTGCCGGCACTTATATTAGGCTCATTAATTGGTGGTTACTTTGGAGCACACCTTGCCATTGAAAAGGGCAATACTTTAGTTAAAAGAACCTTTGAATTGATGACCGTGATAACAGGCCTGGCTTTACTGATAAAAGCCGTTAATGTATAA
- a CDS encoding RHS repeat domain-containing protein, with amino-acid sequence MALPPRCNAIKFLSTSLIIALLSACGGSGSGSSSDPKVDDNSPELVITNDTITNVSGRMGSVGIAIIDNDTIDGSNLTLEQISISMVNSHAPLSLTEEGLVTVMPMTSAGTYDLVYKVCLVDEPTVCASGSVSVEVIAAELTLSDDTINDINGGFANENILNVLANDLIDSDSISATEVTTSVISISPELSLLGEHVSVAANISTGEYALTYQVCENLNPENCASANATVNVNKGQFMGGAAGVAYTSDSASGFTDENGGYIYSQGDNISFYIGGTKLGETTQALTSLSPLDLVPGAEIPVTQLQAREFIDDYDDYEKFPKLSEMINIVAMLYTVDKDKDTSNGIAIDTNLHAFWADKSFNLKQEIDDLDRDNLITIALYKAFDQSLISNADITFHFKALDLIAAQQNLMPQVPGKTKESYSSNGVLQEYYNIYLNAETNSTDWDYYELDSEGNVVADSFTKDRYFHDSNVNYLGWEYYEGETKTSSGLYTMNIHGNRLQRVFEQLGVMTGSSWYEYNNIGFETASYDDEDGDTISDNSDFSEYDENGNLTSYSSDDDGDGVIDYKYTREYTNNVLTKETDYSSIDTPEGPQLVIENVSYSYYNEQGLRIRVENDEGGDEIINYISEWVYNEDGEEIEYRSDGNFSDELYDYVSVSTYENGYVMSRLTDSDGDGTTDYGYYYEYDERGNRTSNTYYDGDLVTPLYRNTYTYDEMNNITQRINDHNGDGVIDYTYVYTYDEFGNNTSYSNFRGELINGNARYRYDYEYSVGSYTDWWKLYY; translated from the coding sequence ATGGCTCTACCCCCACGTTGCAACGCAATAAAATTCCTGTCAACTTCTCTTATCATAGCTTTGTTAAGCGCCTGTGGCGGTTCAGGCTCAGGCTCAAGTTCGGATCCAAAGGTAGATGATAACTCGCCAGAATTAGTCATTACCAACGACACAATAACGAATGTTTCAGGTCGAATGGGCAGTGTTGGCATTGCAATTATCGACAACGATACTATTGATGGATCTAACCTTACGTTAGAGCAAATAAGTATTTCAATGGTTAACAGTCATGCGCCTCTATCATTGACGGAAGAGGGCCTTGTTACCGTCATGCCGATGACAAGTGCAGGTACGTATGATCTTGTATACAAAGTATGTTTGGTTGATGAACCAACGGTTTGTGCAAGTGGTAGTGTAAGTGTTGAAGTTATTGCCGCAGAGCTTACTTTGTCTGACGATACAATTAACGATATTAATGGTGGGTTTGCGAACGAAAACATACTTAATGTTTTAGCCAATGACCTAATAGATAGCGACAGTATTTCTGCTACTGAGGTAACCACAAGTGTTATCTCAATAAGCCCAGAGTTATCTTTACTGGGTGAGCACGTTAGTGTAGCAGCCAATATTTCAACCGGCGAATATGCATTAACGTATCAAGTGTGTGAAAACCTTAATCCTGAAAACTGTGCATCAGCCAATGCCACGGTCAATGTTAACAAGGGCCAGTTTATGGGCGGCGCAGCCGGTGTTGCTTATACTTCTGATTCTGCCAGTGGCTTTACTGATGAAAATGGTGGCTATATTTATAGCCAAGGTGACAATATTTCATTTTATATTGGTGGTACGAAGCTTGGGGAAACAACTCAAGCATTAACAAGTTTGTCACCGCTCGACTTAGTACCAGGAGCTGAAATACCTGTTACTCAACTGCAGGCACGTGAGTTTATCGATGATTATGATGACTACGAAAAATTTCCAAAGCTGAGTGAAATGATCAATATTGTGGCTATGCTTTACACGGTTGATAAAGATAAAGACACCAGTAATGGCATTGCTATTGATACAAACTTACATGCTTTTTGGGCTGATAAGTCTTTTAACTTAAAGCAAGAGATTGATGACTTAGACCGAGACAACTTAATTACCATTGCCTTGTATAAAGCGTTTGATCAAAGCTTGATTTCAAATGCCGATATAACCTTTCATTTTAAAGCACTGGACTTAATTGCAGCACAGCAAAATTTGATGCCACAAGTGCCCGGAAAAACAAAGGAAAGCTATTCTTCTAATGGCGTATTACAAGAATATTATAATATTTATTTAAATGCAGAAACTAACTCAACCGACTGGGATTACTACGAATTGGACAGTGAAGGTAATGTGGTTGCGGACTCGTTTACCAAAGATAGATACTTCCACGATAGCAATGTTAACTATTTAGGATGGGAGTATTATGAGGGAGAAACCAAAACCAGCAGCGGTCTTTATACCATGAATATTCATGGTAACCGTCTTCAAAGAGTGTTTGAACAGCTAGGCGTAATGACAGGTTCAAGTTGGTATGAGTATAACAATATTGGCTTTGAAACAGCGTCTTATGATGATGAAGACGGCGATACCATTAGTGATAACAGTGATTTCTCTGAATATGACGAAAATGGTAATCTAACATCATATTCAAGTGATGACGATGGTGACGGTGTTATCGATTATAAGTACACCCGAGAGTACACCAACAATGTGTTAACCAAAGAAACAGATTACAGCTCAATTGATACTCCAGAGGGCCCTCAGCTGGTCATTGAAAATGTGTCTTATTCTTACTATAACGAGCAGGGCTTAAGAATAAGGGTTGAAAATGACGAAGGTGGCGATGAAATAATAAATTATATTTCTGAGTGGGTTTATAACGAAGACGGTGAAGAAATAGAATATCGTTCAGATGGTAATTTCAGTGATGAACTTTATGATTACGTTAGTGTGAGCACATATGAAAATGGATATGTGATGAGCCGATTGACCGACAGCGATGGTGACGGTACAACCGACTATGGTTATTATTATGAATATGATGAACGAGGTAACCGCACTTCCAACACCTACTATGATGGTGATTTAGTAACGCCACTTTATCGAAATACCTACACCTATGATGAAATGAATAACATTACCCAACGAATAAATGATCACAACGGTGATGGTGTTATCGATTACACCTACGTGTATACCTATGATGAATTTGGTAATAACACGTCGTACAGCAACTTTAGAGGGGAACTTATTAATGGTAATGCCAGATACCGATACGATTATGAATATAGTGTTGGAAGCTATACCGATTGGTGGAAGTTGTATTATTAA
- a CDS encoding SPOR domain-containing protein, with protein sequence MDYVNKSPKRNPSKQKQQRAYKIKLFTTILTVGIVTPVIGLNFYNSSTEKQTVAISTQVNDSQTEELVLPNKPKPKYVFPEKLEQGQISFIERDYDTPDSTPHQLRCGAFKLESDAQNLKNKISKLTPMNVSSSGKWYVVTSPYFANKRKAENFKNQIKKNLKIYECVLRQKRN encoded by the coding sequence ATGGATTATGTAAATAAATCGCCTAAACGCAACCCTAGCAAACAAAAACAACAACGCGCATATAAGATTAAACTATTTACCACTATTTTAACGGTAGGCATAGTTACACCAGTTATAGGCTTGAATTTTTATAACTCTAGTACTGAAAAACAAACAGTGGCTATTTCTACACAGGTAAATGATAGCCAAACTGAAGAGCTCGTTTTACCAAATAAGCCAAAACCAAAATATGTTTTTCCTGAAAAGCTTGAACAAGGACAGATAAGTTTTATTGAAAGGGATTATGACACCCCTGACTCTACTCCCCATCAATTACGCTGCGGAGCATTTAAACTAGAAAGTGACGCGCAAAACCTAAAAAATAAAATTAGCAAACTCACGCCAATGAACGTAAGTAGTTCTGGCAAATGGTATGTGGTAACAAGCCCCTACTTTGCTAATAAACGTAAAGCAGAAAACTTTAAAAATCAAATAAAGAAAAACCTAAAAATATATGAGTGTGTATTAAGGCAGAAACGCAACTAA
- a CDS encoding class I SAM-dependent methyltransferase, translated as MSYDKSVSDHYQHGNLLNAIEAALPALGKTTENITIADLAPVDEFHIGGRLATDHLLEQLNFSEQDQLLDVGCGLGGAARYVATKCKSQVTGIDLTNEYIETGTALCKWVRLESKVTLVQGSALNMPFKNNSFNGAYMLHVGMNIEDKAALFKEIHRVLKPGATFAVYDVMRQSDGDLIYPVPWATNSSTSKLATPEQYQQALTDEGFSIIKETNRHAFSLQFFQQLKAKINADGGPPPLGLHTLMQQSAAYKVKNMVENIGNNLIAPVEIIAEKL; from the coding sequence ATGTCGTACGATAAATCAGTCTCTGATCATTACCAACACGGCAATTTGCTCAATGCCATCGAAGCGGCTCTTCCTGCACTAGGCAAAACCACTGAAAACATAACCATAGCTGATCTTGCCCCTGTCGATGAGTTTCATATTGGCGGGCGCTTGGCGACAGATCACTTACTTGAGCAACTCAACTTTTCTGAGCAAGACCAATTATTAGATGTTGGTTGTGGTCTAGGCGGCGCAGCAAGATATGTCGCAACAAAATGTAAAAGCCAAGTAACCGGAATAGACTTAACTAATGAGTATATTGAAACCGGCACAGCATTATGCAAATGGGTAAGGCTTGAAAGTAAAGTTACATTGGTACAAGGCAGCGCCTTAAACATGCCTTTTAAAAATAACAGTTTTAACGGTGCTTACATGCTTCATGTTGGCATGAATATAGAAGACAAAGCCGCGCTGTTTAAAGAAATACACAGAGTTTTAAAACCAGGTGCCACTTTTGCTGTTTATGATGTTATGCGCCAAAGTGACGGTGATTTAATTTACCCAGTTCCGTGGGCGACAAACAGCAGCACCAGTAAACTGGCAACACCAGAGCAATACCAACAAGCACTAACCGATGAAGGCTTTAGCATTATTAAAGAAACTAATCGCCATGCTTTTTCCCTACAATTTTTTCAACAACTTAAGGCCAAAATAAATGCAGATGGCGGGCCACCACCATTAGGCCTTCATACCCTAATGCAACAAAGCGCTGCCTACAAAGTTAAAAACATGGTGGAAAACATTGGTAATAACTTAATTGCACCGGTTGAGATCATTGCAGAAAAACTTTAA
- a CDS encoding HNH endonuclease family protein, translating into MLKNYFVVCLIAVSIFFDVHAASGLVKKSKSGICHSQESSYYNRTKNFTAFDSLESCINSGGRLPKGFVAKGDVAAQSASHLKHYTRSQFGSGWSDVDRDCQNSRMEVLVAQSVGPVHFKDSRECSVRSGKWISSFTGETLYEASSIDIDHVIPLKWAWDHGASSWSYEQRVAFANDPANLLSVEASLNRSKGAKGLDEWLPPKNQCQYIARFIRVMKKYPLNVGSKKLDSITSLKNSYCA; encoded by the coding sequence ATGCTAAAAAATTACTTTGTTGTCTGCTTAATTGCGGTGAGTATTTTTTTTGATGTGCATGCTGCTTCAGGTTTGGTTAAAAAATCTAAATCTGGTATTTGTCACTCTCAAGAAAGTTCTTATTATAATCGCACCAAGAATTTCACTGCGTTTGATTCACTTGAATCTTGCATAAATTCAGGCGGGCGCTTGCCTAAAGGTTTTGTTGCTAAAGGTGATGTTGCTGCTCAGTCTGCGTCGCACCTTAAACATTATACTCGCAGTCAGTTTGGTAGTGGTTGGAGTGATGTTGACCGTGATTGTCAAAATTCACGTATGGAAGTGCTAGTGGCGCAATCTGTTGGTCCCGTGCACTTTAAAGACTCCAGAGAGTGCTCTGTGCGCTCTGGTAAGTGGATATCATCGTTTACCGGTGAAACACTCTATGAAGCCTCATCGATTGATATTGACCACGTTATACCGCTTAAATGGGCATGGGATCACGGGGCAAGCTCTTGGAGTTATGAACAACGCGTCGCGTTTGCCAACGATCCTGCAAATTTACTTAGCGTTGAAGCAAGCTTAAACCGCAGCAAAGGCGCGAAAGGTTTGGATGAATGGCTACCTCCTAAAAATCAGTGCCAGTATATTGCACGTTTTATTAGGGTTATGAAGAAATATCCGCTTAATGTAGGTTCAAAAAAACTCGACTCTATAACATCACTTAAAAACAGTTATTGCGCTTAG
- a CDS encoding metal-dependent hydrolase, producing the protein MDALTHAIVGAAIAQLPRSSDTDKQPVLSWQKRALIGVSAALFPDIDYLLFYINPLEFLADWHRAETHSLILAPLWAWLIMQCWQRLTAWPLPSKQLYWLCLLALISHPLLDSLTAFGTQWFAPISRYKVAFNLLFVIDIYFSALVLCSLLFVINYKTQVIKVLALLLPACYLLVVINVKNQVQQSLSDNPQPVTLLPQPFSFFYWQAISQTANGFDQAYIKLTNDHVGEWFSNKLSLPQQQSYHLNEQLIWQHYYTLPIQPQMNKHARQVWQHHKFKAFQRFSVYPIFYDYQHTPQQTCVWFSDLRYHWPNITPSFRYGMCQKHQTDSKSDWHVYRMKYFSKHQVTLN; encoded by the coding sequence ATGGATGCATTAACTCATGCTATTGTTGGCGCTGCAATCGCACAACTACCCCGCTCTAGTGATACAGATAAACAACCCGTACTGTCTTGGCAAAAACGGGCACTGATTGGCGTAAGCGCTGCGCTATTTCCAGACATAGACTACCTGCTATTTTATATTAACCCGTTAGAGTTTCTTGCTGACTGGCACCGGGCAGAAACACACTCTTTAATACTGGCGCCTTTGTGGGCTTGGCTAATAATGCAATGTTGGCAGCGCCTTACTGCTTGGCCGCTACCGTCTAAACAATTATATTGGCTGTGTTTACTAGCCCTTATTTCACACCCCCTGCTTGATAGCCTTACTGCATTTGGTACGCAATGGTTTGCCCCGATAAGCCGTTATAAAGTTGCATTCAATCTATTATTTGTAATCGATATTTACTTTAGCGCATTAGTATTGTGCAGTTTGTTGTTCGTCATAAATTACAAAACCCAAGTGATTAAAGTATTGGCACTGTTGTTGCCTGCTTGCTACTTGCTTGTGGTAATTAACGTTAAAAATCAAGTCCAGCAGTCGCTAAGTGACAACCCACAACCCGTTACTTTGTTGCCACAACCATTTTCGTTTTTTTACTGGCAAGCAATTAGCCAAACGGCAAATGGATTCGATCAAGCGTATATAAAACTGACCAACGATCACGTTGGAGAATGGTTTAGTAACAAGTTAAGTTTACCGCAACAACAAAGCTACCACTTGAACGAGCAGTTAATTTGGCAACACTATTACACCCTGCCAATACAGCCACAAATGAACAAACATGCCAGACAAGTTTGGCAACATCATAAGTTTAAGGCGTTCCAACGTTTCAGCGTTTACCCTATTTTTTATGATTACCAGCACACACCGCAACAAACCTGCGTTTGGTTTAGTGACTTACGCTACCACTGGCCAAATATAACCCCGTCTTTTCGTTATGGTATGTGCCAAAAACATCAAACTGATAGTAAAAGTGACTGGCACGTATACCGAATGAAGTACTTTAGTAAACATCAAGTCACGTTAAATTAA